DNA from Clarias gariepinus isolate MV-2021 ecotype Netherlands chromosome 11, CGAR_prim_01v2, whole genome shotgun sequence:
TGCTCGAGTTACCTTCAaggggaactatttttacaaaaatacattaaatgtaagacCCTGAAAAAGGCAATAAAAGTGAGGCAGTGTGCTAAAACagcactgggtgtgtgtgttaaaaacagaagaaagacATTTGTACAGAAGCATTGGCTAGCCAATGGCTCAGATCATTGTCTCATCAAAAAAAAGCCTATAGGGACTGCTTATAGTGCAAAAAACTCGCTAACTCGCTAACTAAGTTGCCAAATAAGTTACTGGTAAGTGAATTATACGCCTTTAAATCATGAGGGGAATCGTATCtgatgcactgcagtgtctattttttgcacgatacacgtgagctacttccgcgatttgttcgcatctacgAATGTTCATAGAACCACGGTCTGTTCGTATCTGCGGAAaaatttgtaactcgaatgttcataaGTGGGTGATGACCTGTACGTTAAAAAGActatgactgtgattaactagctttttttttatcgaaTGATAGCACCTATATAAAATACAAGAATTGTTATAACCTCTGATTCATCTTGCTCCtcctcttcatcttcatctctgtcttcctcctccacctcctccttgTTATCATGGTATCTCTCCTTCTCGAACTGTCTCGTACTCTCATCACTAGCTTTCTCCATTTCCCTCTTCTGCTGTGGCTCTTTCGTCTCAGTGGTCATGTCTTCCTCCTGTCCCTTCTCTTCCTCCGTCGGTCCTTCCTGCTCGTCCTTCGCGCTCTCCATCTTCTGGAGCAGCTCCTGCAGCTCCTCCTGCTTTTCCTGCCTCTCCTTTACCTTGGTCTCGTCGCTTGTCAGCGCCTGGAGCTCATGCTCCACCTTCTGCTTCTCTGCTGTCAGCTCTGCCTCGttcttcttcctctctttttcCTCCACATCCTTAATGTTCTCTGAATGTTCCTCCTTCTTGCTCAGCACTACGtcatctttttttcctccttctttcTTCCGGATCTCTTCAGCCAGGAGTTCTTCTAGCTCTCGGgcgctctcctcctcctcttcttcttccttatCCCCTTGTTTCCTGTCCTCCATCTGTCTACCCTGTTTCCTGTCCTCTTGCTCACCCATGTCGTTCAGGTCGTACTCCTCCGTCTCCCGAGTGTATTCGCTCTCTCTTTTaagctctgaaaaaaaaatgaggctGTGTTAAAGGGAAGGTGTTTGCCAGAGTACATTATTGTGTTAGcaaaaggggcgtggcctctgcACTTGTCAGCGCCCATTAAAAGAGATGTGGTCTCTGCACCTGTCTCTGCATAACAGTATAAGGGGCATGGCTTCTCCTCCCTTACCTGCTTTAAATGTCTTATATGTCAGATTCTCTTTGAAAAATGTAACCAATGTctttgcatgtatgtgtgtgtttgtgtgtgttcgaAAACACTGACCATGTTCAACCAGCTCCTGTAGCTCTCTCAGCAGACCCTGGTGCCGCTTTTCAGCAGTCAAAATGTCATctaaaaaaagcacacacatacatattatttaatcataaccatactgtacataacgtTCTAATGTAGGAAGGAAAGACGATATATTTTTAGATCTGTCTTTATatctctatatatttttaagtctgTATTTTGGTGGGTGGAGTCAGAAGCTCACCTGTCACCTGTCGATCACAGCCTGCGGGGGGCCAGTGTCCATCTGTCCTCATACTCGCATCCTCCAGACAGCTGCTTTCCTAAAAATATACAGCTGTTAATGTGTTATTAAATCCAGCTTATAAGATAAAGTATAATGTAATCGTTGGCGGTGAGAATAAAGAAGGTTGGCTTTGTGAATATTTATGCATGAACGCAGCTCTGACCTTCACATCCAACACGGGCAGACATCCCGCTGCAAAACAAAAGAGGAGACAACATTCATGATGCTTATAAATTCTCAAGATTCTTCTGTTTAAAAGGTTTTCAGAATGTTTCTGTAACATCGTTTCTTTAGTAACACAGACGTGATCCTAAGCACAGAATACTAAAAATGTCAGTTTACACAGAAAAATGTGAATCTTCGATAT
Protein-coding regions in this window:
- the LOC128532835 gene encoding golgin subfamily A member 6-like protein 22; translation: MLQVLSALFCIFAAAGCLPVLDVKESSCLEDASMRTDGHWPPAGCDRQVTDDILTAEKRHQGLLRELQELVEHELKRESEYTRETEEYDLNDMGEQEDRKQGRQMEDRKQGDKEEEEEEESARELEELLAEEIRKKEGGKKDDVVLSKKEEHSENIKDVEEKERKKNEAELTAEKQKVEHELQALTSDETKVKERQEKQEELQELLQKMESAKDEQEGPTEEEKGQEEDMTTETKEPQQKREMEKASDESTRQFEKERYHDNKEEVEEEDRDEDEEEEQDESEELLEIESQLRRVAAELRNLHRG